One Vicia villosa cultivar HV-30 ecotype Madison, WI linkage group LG5, Vvil1.0, whole genome shotgun sequence genomic window, ttgtgttaatggtgagaaattatttacatgatttgttagaaaaacacaaatataataaataactaaaatacactgtacgcgaacaaaattaccgtcaataataagattgaaagggatttaatgcatagaaaaataaatatttaactagcaataaacacacataatattatcttactagttaaaagacggtataatagatagtgtaatacttaatactgacagtacaaatattacctaaacaaaacgtagcgaacagtacggtaaacataaagaacggtacattctaaaaaacagaagatacgacaaactcTGCATATGACGATTAAtgatccatgctatgaacaacagaaaatagatgatcggaagtgtaaccatcgcagatccgcatttttcaggactgtgcagacagaaaaaggacatgatcaccaccaaaacagtgatgaccataagaaaacacgtatccatccacttcgccattttaccggggaagaagagaaaataattatgagatagaagtttgagaaatttgggagatgagtgaaatttgatgtgagaatttatggaaaaaatgaggagtatttatagagtgaaaagagagagatagatacGTTGGAAATGGAGTGGTACcatttgaatagtagtaggatttgaaaaaaagtatggtaggttttgaaaaagaaaaggggtatagaataaagctaggatttgatttaaaagaaagagatttggaaagaaaggaagatatttgaaaagaaagaaagagattttgaaaaaataatatagtataaaaataaaaattagtgggaaataagaccaataataatttaattgttaccagtacaatctgaaacccggactccgtgcctgcaaattttaattctgcaccaactgcgtcagcattatttatctgaaaataaatctcaaataaacagtgtatgaagtgataaacagtatttggcgtttatgtaagaataaatttaacagcgaaccaaaatactgtataaaaaattctaaaaattgagtattcataaaatcaggatatttatgaaataaaaatccaagattgtataaaactccaaatttttagacagaagtctgttgacttctctttgaaaaaaaaagacgcgggcaaattttggggtataacaataatgatcataacacttagaaaatgatgggatctcagaggtcaaaaattggggtgcaacagttcctaataaagaagggaatgagagtcattactttcggccaatggaaatgtttagccgtttgcaaatcaccatcccatttttagaaggtttagagttagagccaaaatgtgtcaaattcatcaaggataggttctcacagaagaagaaattaccggataaggaggttatctctcttgaggagaggacAAAACAAATGACggaagagagatcgcgagttgaattgataagaattaaggatgaagaaaccacaCAAGCAAACAttaaatacttttggggcttcacattgataagaaaagtaccaagaaaacgagacaatggttgatgattcaaccatgaaccgtcgagccatgtgacgttaaacgaggcgcttcgtgggaggtaacccacacttctaatgttttattttgttttgtttatttttatttcaggaaataataaggggacctttctagtgaaagctaggaagaagcAATTGTTATGGCAATACCCTTTGTGAGTCATCCCTCTCGGACTTGTTCTGTAACATTGAGGTCAAtatttagttcaagtttgggggtggatttactcttttgcatttttcaattttctgtttattatttgtttgttttatccccagtttagaatgagtagtttcTACCGCATAATGAAAAGCTCGAGTGAAACAATGAGAatgccaacaatggagcaacatgcatgaaagtggtagtgagtggaaatttttgaaaaattaatttttccctttctttttcaataaaagtgacaaggcaggtatgaattttcgaactctgactcttagtgtgtgcatgaaacttaggttgttagtaaataccaatagaagttctttatggtacacaatctttgttggatcagcttagccttaaccattgtgaggaaagctttccattgttcactaTATGCAAGAGACCATCGATTACTTTGACATGTTTGTATTTtgctaaaccgtttgtcgcaTCGTCTTGTGAAAATCTGTGAAAATgacttaggcacttgtttgaaattgagagtttcttttagcctattccatcTTAAAGCTTACTTattttctgtgagagtgtgatcctttgctaaccattctttgagactgaggtcaagataaatATCATAATATGCCCCAAGAAAAACATCTGGTGaggttttgatctcaataaaaagttttgttttggaccatcaaccataaaatttagtgatgtgttttctcttttacctttatagaaagtaggggagcattcatagaatctgaatacaggttgatctccaagttggggagattcataatcaaaagaagagtaagtacaggtGGTGTTTTGCAAAGAacaaaagaaattcgtagcttgagaataaagaaaaacaaaagaaagacaATGTTGGAACCTAGAAagttgaaaaaaaagagaaggaaaatgtttgaagaaaagaaaagaaatatcgAGCTATGAATGAAAAGATGAACGGGTAAGAAAGTTAATGGCCTAGAGAAAAAGGAATGAGTTGTGATTaggatgcttccctagaataggaacaacctttgaatatcttcttttctttgaatctaaaccacattacaaccctataaATACCTTCCGATTCTCAGAtttcacaggacttgatgctCACAATACGGTGAATGTATGATATGAATACTTGTTGagttaattgtttggatgagtgttttaACCCCTCTTTATTCATCATATTttctgatgagagtgattagtgcggATTCAACTGCGGTTGTGGAGTGTTTTGAACTTTTGGAggtaattttcttttaaaatctgTTTCATGTGCATGTTCTGAGCTTGTAGGGAGATGAAGAATATCTGAATTGATCACTGATTTGAGCCATTTTAGAAActctttgaaaaacttgttgcatggtTGTTGGTATATGTTGTTGTCTTCACTGAGgtgagtaattttgtttagggacaaacaaaactctaagttggggagagtttgttaggagtgaattatcaGTATTTTCGTGTGTTAAAATAACTACCTTTTGATCTGAAGTCGAGCTTATTGTATGATTTTTAgtgattttatggttagaattgaactctagaaGTTTGATTCTAATTGTAGTGCAAATggaatcactttgggtgttattggTGCAGGTATTAAAGCTGAAAAGTAAGGACGAGGAAACATGAATGCGTAAGGACACTGGAGACACTggaatcactttgggtgttatttgtgaataagttttcataaatcattgtgtttaattccctttatctttatagttattctgagagatcgaatatcataccggtagaggtggctctaaattgatcttagacataatacttgttttgaggatgaatgaagataatagctTATATTAtggttcacttgtggattaattgatcaattgcatacgaataggttgatgaaccctagaactcaacatattcatcaccattGTTACTCATTCTTTAAGCTTTCAGTCAATTAATTATTACTTTCTTATACGCACTTTTAGACTAAATAATCAAAACCAATGCTTTTTACCACTCATTATAAtttgactatagaacggcagtactattgactcagtctctgtggatacgatatattagaaaatatttacccaaaatactttcaacatgtGAGCGGTTAGAATTTGGTGAATTTTGCACACAAGTGTTTGAcaaaatcacacacacacaaattATTGTTGTTACGTTGATATAGATAATTGGTAGTAATATTCTAAAGTGACATAAGTAAGTCAATTGATAAAACAAAGCGTTGATTCATTTTTTCATCACTTCGGTTTAGCATATCCGGTCTTTTCAATAAAGGATTGTTTGTAGACGATTTCAAAAATACGGGAAGCTTTCACTTAAAATTTAAAAAGCACAAAAGTAAAACAAGGAATCTATTCAACCTCCTTTTAGATCCATCACATTGTCTAACAGATTGTAGTTAAATAGTGGAGATGAGAGTAATGATTTGCTCCAATTCAATACTCTATAGTGGAGGTACATTGTTCATTGATCTTTAAAACATTTTTTCAGAGTTGGGCCACATAGTTAGGTCGATCTTGTTGAAATTTTTGAGTGTCCGAATAAAAACATGAATAAGAACAATTTTAATATAGTTtattatgattggcatgattggcATACAACTCAAGAAGATACTAATGAAGAACATGACCTTTCTTCTCAAACCTCTTGGTCTCCTCCGAATGTAGGGAGGGTAAAGTGTAATGTGGATGCGGGTTTTCATAATCAATTGGGAACTTCAAATAGGGTCTGGTTTGTTCGAGATCCTTTAGGTAGATTCATCGATGCAGGTGTGGCTTGAGACATTGGTTTTCTCTCCGTCGTTGAAGCACAAGCTTTAGCCTTAAAGGAGGCTATTCAAGCAGATATAGCTGTGCACTTCATTAATGTGATCTTCGAAAGTGATTCTCAACGGGTGATACAAGCTATTCACTCTAATTCCTTCAGcaattctgaattttgtcttaTTATTTCAGCTATTAAGAgtttgttatttaattttctcAACTTTGAGATGAAGTTTATAATACAACAAATGATTTTGGTTGCTCGTATGCTAGCTAAAGCGACCAATTCTCAAATGATTTCAACATCAattatttattgaaatgaattaaatttgtttcggtaaaaaacaaaaatagatgCGGGTATAACTCAACATTTTTGAGATGTGCCTAAAAAAATcttaatacattttttttttttgagactTCTAAACATTTTCCAATATCTACACATGTTTATAGCCCACACCAaatataaactttttttatttattttaaatttagtaaGAAAAAAACTTTTTACAAAAGAAAGAGCGCTATCCGATCCCAAAAATCAAAGCTTTCCCGCGAAAGTATCTCTGTCTACTATACTCCATCGGAAACGAAGAGTTGCGTAACGCGCATTATGGATTTGAAATAGTAGAGCGACTCAGTGTGTATCTTCAATCTTCATTCTGCAATCTGCCAAGTGAAATGGGTATCCATGGTCTATTACCGCTTCTCAAATCCATAATGCTTCCCATTCACATCAAAGACCTTCACGGCTGCTCTGTCGCCATCGACACTTATTCTTGGCTCCACAAAGGCGCCCTTTCTTGCAGCACTGACCTCTGCAAAGGAATACCCACTTCCAGGTTACTCACCCACCTGGGTTGTTATTTTAGTCttctctttattattttattgggtttttctttaattttatgtttGGCATAAACCAGTGagtcaaaatttgtttttttagtttttggGTTTCATCGATTTTGCAGGCTTATTTTCAATAGGTTTTGATTGAATTGATAGAGCTGACTATAAATCGTGTTGTTATTACAGGCACATTGAGTATTGTATGCATAGAGTGAATTTGCTGCGCCATCATGGTGTTAAGCCTATTCTTGTATTTGATGGAGGTTTTCTACCCATGAAGCTTGAACAAGAGAACAAACGTGCTAGGTACACTCTCTGATTTATTAGCTGGTTTTTTGACTATGTAGTCTCATCCCGCCAATTGTTGTTGCACTTTTGCTTATGAAACAAGTATTTTCAATGCTGTAAGTGTAGGGCTAGAAAGGATAATTTTGAACGTGCAGTTGAACATGATTCAAATGGAAATTCTACAGCTGCCTATGAGTGCTACCAGAAAGCTGTTGATATTTCGCCTGCGATTGCGCGAGAACTAATTCAGGTAGAAAGAAATTCAGTTTATCAGAGCTAGTCTGGATGTTGTGAAGGAGATAGTAGACTGTTAGTTACACGTTCACATGTATTTCTCCTAAATGTTGAAaccttgttttttgttttattttatttgtaaaagGTATTGAAGCAGGAGAGTGTTGAGTATATTGTTGCTCCTTATGAGGCAGATGCTCAAATGACATTCTTGGCAATTAGCAAACAGGTTGATGCAGTTATAACTGAAGATTCAGATCTTATACCATTTGGTTGTCCAAGAGTGAGTTTTTATCAGGCTTAGATTAACACACTAATGTCTTGTATTACCTGTATTGTTTTATAAGCTTGTATAATCTGTGTTTATATGGTATAATGCTTCCTTAATTTGATAGAATCCCTGACTTTTGACTGGTTTGTTTCTTCCATTAAAATTTAGATTATCTTTAAAATGGACAAGTTTGGTCAAGCTGTTCAGTTTCAGTATTCAATGCTTCAAAAGAATAAGGAGCTTAGTTTTGAAGGGTTCAACagacaaatgcttcttgaaatgTGTATTTTGAGTGGCTGCGACTATCTTCCGTCCTTGCCAGGTATGGGTCTCAAAAAGGCCCATGCAAGCATTAAGAAGTTTAAATGTTATGACAAGGTAAGAATGATCAATACAGTTGACAAGCATGGTCACTCAAGATCAAAGAACCTATACAAATCAGTAGCCTGTACACACAAACATCTTTTATGTACTTCCAATATGAAATTTGTTGTAATTCTGATGCGAATTGTAATTTATCAGGTTCTTAAGCACTTGAGATACAGTGGTATTTCTGTACCTCCCAATTATGAAGAGTCATTCCGGAAGGCTATACTTACTTTCCAACATCAGCGGGTTTATGATCCAGTTAGTGAAAATATTGTCCATTTGTCCAATATACCTGAGGATATCGGTGACGAGTTAGACTTTTTAGGCCCATATCCTTTCAAggttttattatcattttatattGAACTATTGATAAAAGTTTGCTACATTTTGTATAATCATctgagattttattttgaataataccTTAACCTGATACACACCCTTGCCAAAAGATATAGCACAGGGAATAGCAGAAGGGGATCTTGATCCAATTACAAAAATGCCATTTGAGGTACACCATCAAATTGTTATTTATCTTCATGCATACTTTGTGTGTGTTGTGCGTGTGTTTGTTAGAATCAATATATGAATTTCTAGTTACCTTAAATCTATTCATTTTTTGgtcaataatttaatttatttcataTTGTTCAATTTTGGAATATGATGGTAAATTCAAAGGTGTTgaatgaaaatgaactttgatgATGATAGAAATATGATTCACTGACAGCAGTTGAAAAGATCCATCTATTACTGTTGCCTTTATGTCTCCATGGGTGTAAACGAGTGTGTGAATTCTGCATATTGATATTAGAAATAGGAAATAATGGAGCTATGATCCCCACCATCGTTAAACATTCACTCTGTAAAACTAGGCATGAAAGATAAAAATACAGAAAACTAGAGAATAAAACAGTAGACAACTCCTCATTAACGCTGCTCAGTTTGTCCAAACCTTTCCCCCCAAGTAATTTCTTACCCTCCTACGCCTCCCGTCACTCCCTTTATAACCACCTTAGCTCATTTCATACTTTGTCCTTTCTAATTCTAACCATTCCCTCTGTAATACTGTACTTTATCACAAGGTAAGCATTAGGcacacatgtatgttcttcaaATTTTTATAACATACTTGTTTAAAGGTATTGTATGTTGATGTGTATTTCTTTTGAAACTGCAGGGAGATAAATTTGTTGCCCGATTAGAAATTGCAGGAACTTCTCAATTCAAAGCTCTTAATCCTGAAAGGGTGAAGAAAAAGATTGATCTTCCCGTGCAGAAGAATCTCTTGACCAAGTATTTTTGTATCCTCTGAAGCATTCTACTTCTATTGAATTTAATCACTTTAGCATGTTTAAAAGGGATGAATGCAGGGTTTCATTCTGTGCACCCAAAGGGATACTTCTTGATGTTGTTGATGCGTTGGCtgcttaatttttcaaaaaaaaaaatttgattctaGTTGTATACTATCTAAGCAGTTAGAATAGGCAAAAAATTATTAAAGCCAAAACATTTTATGACTGCACTGAATCTTGAAGGTTTCTTCATATGACATACTGCCGCTTTTAGGAGGCTTCTATTCCGTAAAGTGATTTTTCCTTAGCTATGGAAGGTTTTGCATCTCTTGAAGCAAAAAGGGAATTCAAAGCACCCCGGACCTCACCTACTATTGCTAACCAAAGAACACTGATTTCCTCATCTGCCAATTCCCTGGAACATCAGACTTTAGAAGCTGCTGCTAGCGAAACAATAAACTCCGGTGCATCCTCGGTTGACTCCGAGAATACAGGCAGCGACTCTTCTCCTAATTGCTATGTAAGTTGCCCGGACTAGAGAACTATAATAGTGAAAATGCTGTTCAATGTTGCTTTTAAATTTTTAGCTATTTTCTAACACATTGTTTCCTTCTTTGAttagattgaaaacagtttttccTCCAAAACTTCAGACCTTATAGAATCACCATATCATGGTAAGAATATAAGCCAGTTAGTTTCTTTGGGTTGAAAACTTTACTCCATTGTTCCTTTGCACGTGTTGGCTGATGCTCATTTCTTTGTCTATGTGAATTTAGTATCTATTTCAGGAGATAAGAAGGGAAGTCCTGATCATACAATATTGAGACAGCCCCGGCAGCCAATTCATAAACCTTGTCTGGGGTCGCATAAGGAGCATGAGCTCACGAATGTCCAAGACAAAGTTGAAGGAAAAACCGAGGTAAAAAGAAAGGTAATTGTAAGGAGTCCTTACTTTCAGCAGAAACAAGTAGAAAAGAAAGCATGTGAGGAGAAACAAGAGAAGCTGTCCTCTGGCATATTCATTGATGAGAGAAAAAATGGCATATCTGGAGGTGATTTATGTAGCAGCTATTTGAAGAACAAAGACTTGAAAAGGAAGGCCACCCTTAATGACAATACTCAAAATGGCATATCTGGAGGTGATTTATGTAACAGCCATTTGAAGAACAAAGACTTGAAAAGGAAGGCCTCCCCTAATGACAATACTCAAAATGTAAGACAGTTTTTCCACATTGAACCTTTTGTTTTCTTTAACACTTTCTCCTATTATATATTCATGTAATGATGGTTTGAGTTTCTCCAGGAAAACTTGCAGGCCAGGCAAATGCATCCTACTTCATCATCTACTTATGATAATGGTATAATTCAGAAAGTTATCTGTTAGCTCATATGTTCTTTCACCTTTACAAGTAAAATAGCAAGTACTTATCTTGCTATTCCATCTATTATGTTCTttgctttaattttaatttaatttattagtgTTCTATATGGTGGTtgctattattgttattgttgcaCCATCTTTTATGAGTGTGACTTTTCTACTACTTCGATAAAAGCTTTTCTTTTACAAAAGTGACTTTGTTACTTCGATAAAAGATTTTCTTTTACGACAGTGACTTTTGCAACTTTACTATGAGAATTACTACTGGACAGTTATTTTGAATATTATAAACCTTTTGACATATTAAAGGATGTTAACTTTTCCTGCATTCAGCAAACCACAATCTTAG contains:
- the LOC131603353 gene encoding exonuclease 1 — its product is MGIHGLLPLLKSIMLPIHIKDLHGCSVAIDTYSWLHKGALSCSTDLCKGIPTSRHIEYCMHRVNLLRHHGVKPILVFDGGFLPMKLEQENKRARARKDNFERAVEHDSNGNSTAAYECYQKAVDISPAIARELIQVLKQESVEYIVAPYEADAQMTFLAISKQVDAVITEDSDLIPFGCPRIIFKMDKFGQAVQFQYSMLQKNKELSFEGFNRQMLLEMCILSGCDYLPSLPGMGLKKAHASIKKFKCYDKVLKHLRYSGISVPPNYEESFRKAILTFQHQRVYDPVSENIVHLSNIPEDIGDELDFLGPPLPKDIAQGIAEGDLDPITKMPFEGDKFVARLEIAGTSQFKALNPERVKKKIDLPVQKNLLTKYFCFASLEAKREFKAPRTSPTIANQRTLISSSANSLEHQTLEAAASETINSGASSVDSENTGSDSSPNCYIENSFSSKTSDLIESPYHVSISGDKKGSPDHTILRQPRQPIHKPCLGSHKEHELTNVQDKVEGKTEVKRKVIVRSPYFQQKQVEKKACEEKQEKLSSGIFIDERKNGISGGDLCSSYLKNKDLKRKATLNDNTQNGISGGDLCNSHLKNKDLKRKASPNDNTQNENLQARQMHPTSSSTYDNGCSDHNVDAPFKEDSAEEEKFGTNISHLGQYSKIAEKSLERFASVISAFKYTPGSRVSGLRAPLKDVRNSHNNNRSTSADFNKYAYVPKPTKTRRVAPDIRKTRNARPAAATDLSQFAYVPKQRLEE